One segment of Cottoperca gobio chromosome 24, fCotGob3.1, whole genome shotgun sequence DNA contains the following:
- the paplnb gene encoding papilin b, proteoglycan-like sulfated glycoprotein has protein sequence MNILQVLGVLQLLAVPALTLIRPSHDYWGEFGAYGPCSRTCGTGVAMRTRNCITSRTDGGHNCIGSSKSFRTCNTQECPVGSRDFREEQCSKFDRSDFQSKRQTWLPYYGASNPCELSCVPRGEDFFYRHRPAVVDGTRCYVGRTDICVDGICRILVHGEFMGLDDDTNSVHSAAPVAPHPRETLTYIYKFGVYDQCSASCNGGMQYRSVECWVQDTVNPHVVEESYCITQRLQRPQSQQACNMHPCAAEYSVSSFSVCSVTCGEGQQKREVTCVGSGSERLSDQACSGLARPPSVQACRRPACHTHITWHVTDYGLCTRSCGGGVRERRVACFDIDLNPYPEARCGAASRPASVETCNSQTCLTPQMVPSVQDPRAHESTTRGFVPHVPEDPSASRPHSNIAYPPVAGPQCALSHYGCCPDGHTSATGPRNEGCSRDDCVRSRYGCCLDEVTSAQGFGRAGCPEYLTAVQHTPPAPAPPSTGNVCSMPRDEGSCDTWKVRFFYDSGTGKCTEFWYGSCQGNANNFLSLEACQRECGGVVMRETPPPSRRGTPRRGTPSGALRAMA, from the exons ATGAACATCCTGCAAGTCCTTGGTGTCCTACAGCTGCTGGCTGTACCTGCTCTCACT CTGATACGGCCTTCCCATGACTACTGGGGAGAGTTTGGAGCCTATGGGCCGTGCAGCCGCACCTGCGGCACAGGAGTGGCAATGAGAACCAGGAATTGTATCACTTCGAG GACAGATGGCGGACATAACTGCATAGGATCGTCTAAGTCCTTCCGAACCTGTAACACACAG GAATGTCCTGTTGGATCCAGGGACTTCAGGGAGGAGCAGTGCTCCAAGTTCGACAGGTCGGACTTCCAGAGCAAACGCCAGACATGGCTGCCTTATTATGGAG CATCCAATCCATGTGAGCTGAGCTGTGTCCCAAGAGGAGAGGACTTCTTCTACCGACACAGGCCTGCAGTGGTGGATGGGACACGATGCTATGTGGGCCGCACTGATATCTGTGTGGACGGCATCTGCAGG ATTCTGGTCCACGGAGAGTTTATGGGCTTGGATGACGACACTAATTCCGTACACTCTGCTGCTCCTGTTGCTCCTCACCCAAGGGAGACGCtgacatacatttacaaattcGGTGTCTATGACCAGTGCTCTGCCTCCTGCAATGGAGGCATGCAGTATCGCAGCGTGGAGTGTTGGGTTCAGGACACAGTGAACCCCCATGTGGTGGAAGAGTCTTACTGCATTACCCAGCGCCTGCAGAGGCCACAGAGCCAGCAGGCCTGCAACATGCATCCGTGTGCTGCTGAGTACAGCGTCTCCAGCTTCAGTGTG TGCTCTGTGACTTGTGGAGAAGGCCAGCAGAAGAGGGAGGTGACCTGTGTGGGGTCGGGAAGTGAACGTCTGTCTGACCAAGCCTGTAGCGGACTGGCAAGACCTCCTTCTGTCCAGGCCTGCCGCAGACctgcctgtcacacacacatcacctggCATGTGACTGACTACGGACTG TGCACCAGGAGCTGCGGTGGcggagtgagggagaggagagtggcCTGTTTTGATATAGATCTGAACCCCTACCCAGAGGCCCGGTGTGGTGCGGCGAGCAGACCCGCCTCTGTGGAGACATGCAACTCACAGACGTGCCTCACGCCACAAA TGGTCCCAAGTGTACAGGACCCAAGGGCACACGAAAGCACCACGAGAGGATTCGTGCCCCATGTTCCAGAAGACCCTTCAG CTTCCAGACCACATTCAAACATTGCCTACCCTCCTGTGGCTGGTCCTCAATGTGCACTGTCACACTACGGCTGCTGTCCTGACGGCCACACCTCTGCCACGGGGCCCAGGAACGAGGGCTGCTCCAGAGATGACTGTGTTCGCTCCAG GTATGGCTGTTGTTTGGATGAGGTGACTTCAGCTCAAGGATTTGGAAGGGCTGGATGTCCTGAGTACCTGACAGCTGTG CAACATACACCACCTGCTCCTGCACCTCCATCCACTGGAAATGTGTGCTCCATGCCTCGTGATGAGGGCTCCTGCGATACTTGGAAGGTCCGCTTCTTCTACGACTCTGGTACTGGCAAATGTACTGAGTTCTGGTATGGAAGCTGCCAGGGCAATGCTAATAACTTTCTGTCCTTGGAAGCATGTCAGAGAGAGTGCGGGGGTGTTGTGATGAGGGAAACCCCACCTCCATCTCGCAGAGGGACCCCAAGGAGAGGGACACCCAGCGGTGCTTTGAGGGCGATGGCGTAA